One window of the Nicotiana tabacum cultivar K326 chromosome 4, ASM71507v2, whole genome shotgun sequence genome contains the following:
- the LOC107760020 gene encoding putative mitochondrial protein AtMg00860, with amino-acid sequence MTNDGIEVDPKKIEAVQCWPRPSTTTEIMSFLGLVGYYRHFMEGLSSIAAPLTKLTQKGTLLRWSVECEESFQKLKTSLTTSSVLALLSRSGLYMVYYDSSHVGLECVLMQSGRVITYALYQLKPHKKNYMVHDFDLAAIVHALMI; translated from the coding sequence ATGACTAATGATGGGATcgaggtggatccaaagaagattgaggcggttcaaTGTTGGCCTAGACCTTCTACAACCACAGAGATCATGAGCTTTCtaggtttggtgggttattatcgaCACTTCATGGAGGGCTTGTCATCTATTGCAgctccattgaccaagttgactcagaagggcaCTCTGCTCAGATGGTCCgttgagtgtgaggagagctttcaaaaactcaagacttctttgactacaTCTTCTGTTTTGGCATTGCTCTCAAGATCGGGGTTGTATATGGTCTATTATGATTCTTCGCATGTTGGTCTTGAGTGTGTTTTGATGCAGTCCGGTAGAGTGATTACCTATGCATTGTACCAGTTGAAGCCTCATAAGAAGAACTATATGGTACATGATTTTgatttagcagctattgttcatgcgctCATGATTTaa